In Uranotaenia lowii strain MFRU-FL chromosome 2, ASM2978415v1, whole genome shotgun sequence, one genomic interval encodes:
- the LOC129747818 gene encoding synaptic vesicle glycoprotein 2B-like encodes MVESETDSSNSKYTDVKDERLANGVGSKEQPSSKVDQLRQTALQIATKTQPPHLADSKKGSLDPERGYGSKADFEQAIELTGYGRFHYILLAICGLVSTSEEMDVISMSFILPSAQCDLDLNTQSKGWLNSIIFIGMMVGAYVWGSVADSLGRKKVLIVISIMNAFCIVASSFSQSYEVFMVFRFLNGAALGGSGPVIWSYFAEFQPKAKRGSMLSFMAAFWTIGNLLVAGLAWLIIPSNIGIHTAGFTFNSWRIFLMVCSIPSFIVAGLLLYLPESPKFLLSQGKFEEALAIFRGIYVTNTGKAAALYPVKELVLDDKLMNELEEVKKPIKNKYKRMLYNILDNSRQLFRSPILKFTIISITINLTFHIGYYGLMMWFPELFNRFDEFTRAHPDVEEASVCQVTNYVVSLGSHSDAGVCSASIPSSVFLESLITVAAALPANVFAVLGMDKLGRKFFLVFSTMSAGMCSASMYFVTNKHQNLAVSAVFSGVISMGNASLDCLITEVFPTNLRATGVAISMIAARFGGILGNVVIATLLDMYCPAPTFIVAVLLASGGLMCLFLPNTTRTALS; translated from the exons ATACCGATGTAAAAGACGAGAGGCTAGCAAACGGCGTCGGTTCCAAAGAGCAGCCCAGCAGCAAGGTTGACCAACTCCGCCAGACCGCGCTGCAGATTGCGACCAAGACCCAGCCCCCGCACCTAGCCGACTCGAAGAAGGGCTCGCTCGATCCGGAGCGGGGCTACGGCAGCAAGGCTGACTTCGAGCAGGCGATAGAGCTCACTGGTTATGGCAGATTTCACTACATCCTACTAGCAATATGCGGTCTCGTGAGCACCAGCGAGGAGATGGACGTCATCTCGATGTCCTTCATCCTGCCGTCGGCTCAGTGCGATCTCGATCTGAATACTCAGTCCAAAGGATGGCTCAATTCGATTATCTTCATTGGCATGATGGTTGGAGCTTATGTCTGGGGAAGCGTTGCCGACTCGCTGGGTAGGAAGAAGGTGCTGATCGTCATCTCGATCATGAACGCCTTCTGCATCGTCGCGTCCTCGTTCTCACAGTCCTATGAGGTGTTTATGGTGTTCCGCTTCCTCAACGGTGCTGC ACTTGGTGGTAGTGGACCTGTGATATGGTCCTATTTTGCAGAGTTCCAACCTAAAGCCAAACGAGGATCCATGTTGAGCTTCATGGCAGCTTTCTGGACGATAGGAAACCTTCTTGTCGCCGGACTGGCATGGCTTATCATTCCTAGCA ATATTGGCATTCACACCGCTGGCTTCACCTTCAACTCTTGGCGTATTTTCCTTATGGTGTGTTCGATCCCGTCGTTCATCGTGGCTGGACTGCTCCTCTATCTACCGGAATCTCCCAAGTTTCTGCTATCGCAGGGTAAATTTGAGGAGGCACTTGCCATCTTCCGCGGTATTTACGTTACAAATACGGGTAAAGCGGCTGCCCTGTACCCGGTGAAGGAGCTGGTGCTCGATGATAAACTAATGAACGAACTGGAAGAAGTCAAGAAACCCATCAAAAACAAGTACAAGCGCATGTTGTACAACATCTTGGACAACAGTCGTCAGCTGTTCAGATCTCCGATTCTCAAGTTTACCATCATTTCCATCACGATCAATCTCACATTCCACATCGGTTACTACGGACTGATGATGTGGTTCCCGGAGCTGTTCAACCGCTTCGACGAATTCACCCGTGCACATCCAGATGTTGAAGAAGCCTCCGTATGTCAGGTCACAAACTACGTAGTCAGTCTAGGGTCGCACTCCGATGCAGGAGTCTGTTCGGCATCGATTCCAAGCTCAGTCTTCTTGGAATCGTTGATTACGGTCGCCGCCGCACTTCCAGCCAACGTTTTTGCCGTTTTGGGAATGGACAAATTGGGCAGAAAATTCTTCCTCGTGTTCAGTACCATGTCGGCCGGAATGTGCTCGGCTTCCATGTACTTCGTAACGAACAAGCACCAGAATCTAGCCGTGTCGGCCGTCTTCAGCGGTGTGATTTCGATGGGTAACGCATCGCTCGACTGTCTCATAACTGAAGTTTTCCCAACGAATTTGAG AGCAACGGGTGTAGCCATATCGATGATTGCAGCACGTTTCGGAGGTATTCTCGGCAACGTGGTAATAGCCACGTTACTGGACATGTACTGTCCTGCGCCAACCTTCATCGTGGCCGTATTGCTGGCAAGCGGTGGACTGATGTGCCTCTTTTTACCTAACACTACGCGAACAGCACTGTCGTAG